The Nitrospinota bacterium nucleotide sequence AGTTGTGCGTTGTTTGTGCTGTAACGCGCGGAAATACGGATGAAAACAAAAAACTTCTATTCTTCTCGATTGAAAAAACCGCGCATCATTCCAGCGGCCGCTATAAATTCAAAGGAGGCGGGCTGGGATTGGGACTCTCCGTGGCGAAAATGATTATGGACTATTACGGCGGCGCCATTCGGGTGGAAAGCAAGGAAAATAATAACGGGTTAAAAATCAGCCTCCGCATGCCGCTTCTCCCTTAAAGCCGCGGTTCCTTCCCCGCCGGGGCAAGCCCGCGTTAGCGGACAGCCAATGCCCCCTTCAGGATCAACGCCGCCGACGCCATGAAAGATAGCCCGCCCGCCAACGCCAGCGGGGCAAACGTAAGCGCGCCGCCGTCAAGCCCCCGCAACAGAAGCCCCACTGGCATTAATAGCGCGCCGGCCGCCAGCCGTGAGCACCACGTTTTGCCGCTCTCGCCAAGTTCCAACCGGTCAAGCAGCCCGCCAACGATGAGGTTGTAAAACGCCATCGGCATGCCGTGGGAATGTCCCGCCTTGGTGAGAAAGCGCGGCAGGCCGGGGGAATAATGTCCCAGCACAAAGTGATGCTCCACCGTAAAGCCGAGCGCAAGACCGCCGATCCCGGCCACAATGATCGTTACAGCGCCAAGAATAATATTCAGTTTTCCCTGTTTCATTCTTCCCTCCATTGATAACCGGACCAATCCCATAACCGCATGGCACCGCTATTGTACCTTGCTTTGCGGATAGTGTACGCCCTCCGGTACGGCTTGAAAACGCCGAAATTGCCCGCCACCGGCAAAAAAGTTCACCTTTCGCCGTAACGCGTGGACGGGCTGTTTTCAACAACCGGTATTTTCGGCAGTTGCGGACGGCTCTTTATTTTTTTTTGGGCATGGTCTATGCATAACCGATAAGTATGGTGACTGACATGACAACGGCAAAAAAACTCCGGATCGGCAACGCATCGATAGTGGGCCTGAAAAGCATCCTGCTGGATGAGGCAATGCGGCTGGAGCATAACAACAAAGAGAGGGCCGAAGCCCTGATGGAGGAAATCATGCACGGCATGGAAGAAGCGGCGGCGGAAACAGCGCGCGCATTCCGTCCGCCCCGCCCGAAAAGCGGCGCGTAATCCCCTTCAGCGGGAGGGACGCAACGCGGGGATTAAATTCTCCCCCTTACTTGAGATGGGTTCCGTCGCAGAAGGGCCTTGTGTGGGTTCTGTAGCATTGACAGAGCTTATAGGTTTTTGCGGGGTCGAGCTTTACTTCTTCCGGTCCCGCATTATCGCCGCCAAAGCTGTGGTGTGCGCCATCGCAATACGGCCACATTTCCGATTGCATGCAGGTGCATGCCCATATTGAATCCTGGCCGGTAATCTCCAACGGCCCCGTCCTGTCACTCACGGTTTCACTCCTTCACGTACGCCATTAGGTAATACCATGGTTATGGCCGCTTATCCGCCGCCGGCTCTTCGTGGAAGCGGAAGACCACTTCGTTCTGGCGGGCCATCAACAGCTTTTCCCGCGCATACTTTTCCATCAAATAGGAGCCATCGCGGACGGAGCGGATTTTTTCCCTCAGCGCCTCGTTTTCGGCCTGGATTTTTTTCAGCCCTTCCACATCCGCCGCCAGCTTGTGGTCATAATCAAGCACGCTCTTGATTCCGTCCGCCTTGAACCACGAGGCGAGGAAAACGACGATTGCGAACAGCAGGCTGAAAAAAAAGAGCGGCCGCGCGCGGCCGCCGCCCTCCCAAAAAGCCTTTAACGCGCCCCCCTTCCACATGGCGCGGCGTTATTTCCCCCGCTTGCCGAACGCGCTCCGGCCCGGAAAGACCGCCGAATCGCCCAGCTCTTCCTCAATGCGCAGAAGCTGGTTGTACTTCGCAATGCGGTCCGAGCGGCAGAGCGATCCGGTCTTTATCTGCCCGGCGTTGAGCGCCACGGCCAAGTCGGCGATGGTGCTGTCTTCCGTCTCGCCGGAGCGGTGCGAAATCACGGTGGTGTATGAGGCGCGCTGGGCGGTCTGCACCGCGTCTATCGTTTCCGTGAGCGTGCCGATCTGGTTCAGCTTCACCAGGATGGAGTTCGCCACCCCCTTCTCGATGCCTTCCTTCAATATCTTCGTGTTGGTCACAAAAAGGTCGTCGCCGACGATCTGCACCGTGCCGCCGATGGCGTCGGTGAGGTTCTTCCACCCTTTCCAGTCCTGCTCGGCCAAGCCGTCCTCGAGGGAGATGATGGGATACTTTTTCGCCCAGCTTTCCCACAGTTTGATCATCTGGTCGCTGGAAATCTTCTTCCCCTCGACCTCGTATTTGCCGTTTTCATAAAACTCGCTGGCGGCCGGGTCGAGCGCTATCATCACGTCCTTGCCCGGCTTGAAGCCCGCCTTGGTCACCGCCTCCAGCACCAGTTCTATCGCCTCGGCGTTCGATTTGAGGTCCGGCGCAAAACCCCCTTCGTCCCCCACCGCGGTGGAAAGCCCCCGCTTGTGCAGCACCGCTTTGAGGGTGTGGAATACCTCGGCCCCCATCCGCAGCGCTTCGGCGAACGAGGCCGCGCCCACCGGCATGACCATGAATTCCTGGAAGTCGACGTTGTTGTCGGCGTGTCCGCCGCCGTTGAGCACGTTCATCATCGGCACCGGCATCATGCGGGCGTTGGCGCCGCCGATGTAGCGGTAGAGCGGCAGGCCGCAGGAGATGGCCGCCGCCTTCGCCACGGCGAGCGACACCCCCAAAATGGCGTTGGCGCCGAGCTTGCCTTTATTCTCCGTGCCGTCCATCTCGATCATGATGGTATCGATAAGGCTCTGCTCCACGGCATCGTAACCCAACAGCGCCGGAGTGATGATGTCGTTAACGTTCCGCGCCGCCTTGCGCACGCCTTTGCCGCCGAAGCGCTTTTCTTTGTCGCGCAGTTCCAGCGCCTCACGCGTGCCGGTGGAAGCGCCGCTCGGCACCGCCGCGCGGCCCAGCGATCCATCGTCGAGATATACGTCCACTTCAACGGTGGGATTGCCACGGGAATCGAGAATTTCACGGCCGATGATCGCGGTAATTTCGCTCATACACCCTCCTTAAAGCCCGGTACGTCTTGCGATCCGGCGCAAAAGGCCGGTATTGTCGAATATCGGAAAAGTTTAACCCAAATTCCGGTAAAACTGAATAGCTTTCGCGCCCCCCGCCGCCGCGGGCCATCCCCTTTCCCGCGCGGGAATGCTAGAATTGGGGTCATGAAAGACCGTGGACCGGACGATAAGAAGAACATGCAGGAATCCGTGGAAGAACTGCGCCGGCGCGTTGCGCGCGCGATGCGGGCGGAAAAAGAGGCGTTGGAGCGGCTGAAAGATGTCATCCATAAATACCGGGTGGCGCTCCCCTTCATGTCCGGCCGCTCGGGAACGCTTGAGGAACGCCTAACGCTGCTCACCACCCACCGCGACGAATGCAATACCGCCCTGGCGGCGTTGCGCGGCCGGATCACCCTCACCCAGCACAAACTGAAAAAAACCGCATCGGATCACGACGCGGCGCGGCAAATGGTCAAAGTGCTGATCGCGCAGTATACCGGCCTGATGGAGGGAAAGTTCCCCCACTCCTTCGTCCCGGCGGAAGAGACCGGGCGCCTGGCGGACAAAAAAGATAAATTCATGGAGCGCCTCTCCGGGGAGATGGATCGTTTGCAAAAGCAGATCGACGCCGCCGAGGCGGAACAGGCGCATCTGGCCGACGAGCGGAAAAAACTCAAAACCCGGTCGGCCAAGCTGGCCAAGCGGGCCGAAATGCTGGAAACCAAACTGGCCATATATCAGAAGGACATCCGCGACATCATCCTTGATCTCAACGGCCAGATGCGCAACGAACAGGCGCTGGCTGAAGACTATACGAAGCTGGTGGAACTGCTTAAAAAAATCCCCGCCCTTTCAGAGTGGGGGGAAAAGGTCTTCCGCGAGGCGGTGCGGACAAAACTCCCGGGCGGGGCTATTTTGGAACTGGGCGCGCCGCTGGAAAAGACGGCGAAACCGCTGCTGCTGGACAAGCCATTTGGGGCATCCCGCCGCACCGGCCCCCTTCAATAACCGATGATACTGGGACACGGCATCGACATCGTGGAAGTTTCGCGGATGCGCCGCGCCACCGGGCGCCACGGCGGCGCCTTCATCACCCGCGTGTTCGCCCCGGACGAAATCGCCGGCGCCGCGCGCCTCAAGGATCCCGCCGCATTCTACGCCGCGCGGTTCGCCGCCAAAGAGGCGTTCGCCAAAGCGCTGGGAACCGGCTTTCTGGGTTTTGGCCCCAAAGATGTATGGGTCGCCGGCGGCGAAGGGAAACCGCCCGTGCTGGTTTTCAGCGAACCGCTGCAATCGCTCATCGCGGCGAAAGGAGGCGGCTCCTTCATCCTTTCCCTCACGCATGAAAAGAAATTCGCCGTGGCCTCCGTCATCAGGACGCGGAATCCCTGACAACTCCGCCCTGCCACTTAAGTGTTACGCGGAGCGGCAACACGCATTTGAGCCGCCAACAGCAAGTATTCCGCTTGCTTTTAAAAACGGATTCTGGTTAAATTATCCGAAGCAATTTTAGACTGTGAGTAAATAAAGAGTGGGTAACAAAAAACTTTTTTAAAGGGGAATACTAATGGCTAAACAGATGACCAAGTCCGCAATCGCCGACCACGTTGCAAAGACTCACGCGTTGACGAAGAAAGCCGCCGTGGCGATCATCGAAACCCTCGTGCAGCTCGCCTACAAAGAATCCAAAAACGGATTCACCATCCCGGGCCTCGGCAAACTGGTTCTCGTGAACCGCAAAGCCCGCATGGGCCGCAACCCCCAGACCGGCGAAGCCATCAAAATCCCGGCCAAGAAAGTGCTGAAGTTCCGCGTCGCCAAGGCGGCCAAGGACTCCGTGCTGGGTGCGAAGAAGAAATAACTTCCCCTTACGGAATCAACCGCTGGCCTCCCGGTTACACGGAGGCCTTTTTTATTTTCCTTACATAAGGCGAACGGCATGATCAAGATCGTTTCCACCGCGCAGATGAGGGAAATCGACCGCGCCGCCATTGAACAATACGGCGTGCCCGAACTGCTCCTGATGGAAAACGCGGGCACCCAGGCAATGCTGTATCTTGAGCAACTCCTCGGCCCCGGACATCGCCGCATCGGCATCTTCTGCGGCAAGGGAAACAACGGCGGCGACGGTTTTGTGCTGGCCCGCCAACTCCACGTCCGCGGATACGATCCGGCGGTCTACCTGTTGGTACCCCGCGCCAATCTCAAAGGAAGCGCGAAAATAAACATGGAGGCCTATGCAGCCATGGGCGGACGCATCATGGAGTGCGTGGATGAATCCGGCCTGCTCAAACATGAGACCGCCATCCGCCACGCCGACGCGCTGGTGGATGCCATCCTCGGCACCGGGATCGGCGGGGAACTCAAAGGAATATATAAAACGGCGGTCGAAAAAATCAACGGGTGGAAACGTTTCTGCCTCGCGCTCGACATCCCCTCCGGCCTCGATGCGGACAGGGGAATTGTGCATCCGCTTTACGTACACGCCGACGCCACCATCACCTTCGGCCTGCCGAAGGTGGGAATGATGTCATATCCCGCCGCGGCGGCGGTTGGCGCGTTGCACGTCGCCGATATCAACTTCCCCCAAAAACTTTTGGCCGATTCGCCGTTTGAGGCGTGGCTGCCGGACGATGCGTGGGCGCGCGCCACGCTTCCGCCCCGCCCGGAATACGCGCACAAGGGAACCTACGGTCATGCCGTCATCGCCGGCGGCAACGAAGGGATGGAGGGAGCCGCCGCGCTTGCCGCGCTGGCGGCGCTAAAAGTGGGAGCGGGTCTTTCCACCGCCGCCGCCAGATTGCCGTTGAGCCGGCAGTTTGAACTGGGGGCGCTGGAGGTGATGGGCCTGCCGTTGGCCGAGCGGCTTGACGACGCGGCCAACGCGGATACAATTCTCGCCTTCGTAAAAGACAAATCGGTTTTGCTGCTCGGCCCGGGCATGGGACGCGGCGTGGGGCTTGAAGCGTTGACGGAGAAAGTGGCGGCCGGATGCAACGTCCCGCTGATCGTCGATGCCGACGGACTGAACAACATTGCCCCGAACAAGGAACTGCTGAAACGGCGCGCGGCCCCCACCATCATCACGCCGCATCCGGGCGAGATGGCGCGCCTCACCGGCACAACCGCCGCAACGGTGAACGCCGACCGGCTGAACTGCGCGAAAAGTTTCGCCAAAGAGTTCAACTGCATCACCGTCCTGAAAGGGGCGCGCACCGTTATCGCCGCGCCGGACGGCACCGCCTTTATCAATCCGACCGGCAACCAAAATCTCGCCAGCGGCGGCACTGGCGATGTGCTGGGCGGCATGATCGCCGGATTTATCGCACAGGGGGTTGCACCGCTGAACGCGGCCGCGCTGGCGGTATATTTGCATGGACTGGCCGCGGACAACTACACCGCGGAACACGACCCCTGCTCCCTCACCGCTTCTTCGCTGCTGGCGGCGCTCCCCGCCGCCCTCCGGCAGATCGCCCGCCGCCCGTTGCCCGAAAATGTTGACAGCGAAAGACGCTAGGAAGTAGTATCTCCCGATGCACACGAACATCGTTGCCATTATTAAACACCCCTCCGC carries:
- a CDS encoding CDGSH iron-sulfur domain-containing protein, encoding MSDRTGPLEITGQDSIWACTCMQSEMWPYCDGAHHSFGGDNAGPEEVKLDPAKTYKLCQCYRTHTRPFCDGTHLK
- a CDS encoding septum formation initiator family protein yields the protein MWKGGALKAFWEGGGRARPLFFFSLLFAIVVFLASWFKADGIKSVLDYDHKLAADVEGLKKIQAENEALREKIRSVRDGSYLMEKYAREKLLMARQNEVVFRFHEEPAADKRP
- the eno gene encoding phosphopyruvate hydratase; this encodes MSEITAIIGREILDSRGNPTVEVDVYLDDGSLGRAAVPSGASTGTREALELRDKEKRFGGKGVRKAARNVNDIITPALLGYDAVEQSLIDTIMIEMDGTENKGKLGANAILGVSLAVAKAAAISCGLPLYRYIGGANARMMPVPMMNVLNGGGHADNNVDFQEFMVMPVGAASFAEALRMGAEVFHTLKAVLHKRGLSTAVGDEGGFAPDLKSNAEAIELVLEAVTKAGFKPGKDVMIALDPAASEFYENGKYEVEGKKISSDQMIKLWESWAKKYPIISLEDGLAEQDWKGWKNLTDAIGGTVQIVGDDLFVTNTKILKEGIEKGVANSILVKLNQIGTLTETIDAVQTAQRASYTTVISHRSGETEDSTIADLAVALNAGQIKTGSLCRSDRIAKYNQLLRIEEELGDSAVFPGRSAFGKRGK
- the acpS gene encoding holo-ACP synthase gives rise to the protein MILGHGIDIVEVSRMRRATGRHGGAFITRVFAPDEIAGAARLKDPAAFYAARFAAKEAFAKALGTGFLGFGPKDVWVAGGEGKPPVLVFSEPLQSLIAAKGGGSFILSLTHEKKFAVASVIRTRNP
- a CDS encoding HU family DNA-binding protein, translating into MAKQMTKSAIADHVAKTHALTKKAAVAIIETLVQLAYKESKNGFTIPGLGKLVLVNRKARMGRNPQTGEAIKIPAKKVLKFRVAKAAKDSVLGAKKK
- a CDS encoding NAD(P)H-hydrate dehydratase; protein product: MIKIVSTAQMREIDRAAIEQYGVPELLLMENAGTQAMLYLEQLLGPGHRRIGIFCGKGNNGGDGFVLARQLHVRGYDPAVYLLVPRANLKGSAKINMEAYAAMGGRIMECVDESGLLKHETAIRHADALVDAILGTGIGGELKGIYKTAVEKINGWKRFCLALDIPSGLDADRGIVHPLYVHADATITFGLPKVGMMSYPAAAAVGALHVADINFPQKLLADSPFEAWLPDDAWARATLPPRPEYAHKGTYGHAVIAGGNEGMEGAAALAALAALKVGAGLSTAAARLPLSRQFELGALEVMGLPLAERLDDAANADTILAFVKDKSVLLLGPGMGRGVGLEALTEKVAAGCNVPLIVDADGLNNIAPNKELLKRRAAPTIITPHPGEMARLTGTTAATVNADRLNCAKSFAKEFNCITVLKGARTVIAAPDGTAFINPTGNQNLASGGTGDVLGGMIAGFIAQGVAPLNAAALAVYLHGLAADNYTAEHDPCSLTASSLLAALPAALRQIARRPLPENVDSERR